The Salvelinus sp. IW2-2015 linkage group LG31, ASM291031v2, whole genome shotgun sequence genome window below encodes:
- the LOC111955907 gene encoding nuclear inhibitor of protein phosphatase 1 isoform X3, protein MSFGASTRVYTLREKPQTQTNTIPGGEVKAGEDEELKGLLGLPEEETELENLTEFNTAHNKRISTLTIEDGNLDIVRPKRKRRSSRVSFSEEEEVINPEDVDPSVGRFRNMVQTAVVPIKKRKMEGHATLGLEDSVARRMQNFPFSGGLYGDLPPTIGESGSLPATAQGGATILGGLPLVFPNPAPEVDLSPTSASAQPFVTPIPAVNLALAPGPYTAEALNEPRKKKYAKEAWPGKKPTPSLLI, encoded by the exons ATGTCGTTCGGGGCATCCACGCGGGTCTACACCCTGAGAGAGAAGCCCCAGACCCAGACCAACACCATACCTGGAGGGGAGGTGAAGGCAGGGGAGGACGAGGAGCTCAAAGGACTGCTGGGTCTACCTGAGGAGGAGACTGAgctggag AACCTGACAGAGTTCAACACGGCCCACAACAAGCGTATCTCCACCCTGACCATTGAGGATGGCAACCTGGACATTGTGAGGcccaagaggaagaggaggagtagcaGGGTCTCCttcagtgaggaggaggaggtcatCAACCCAG AGGACGTCGACCCATCAGTAGGGCGCTTCAGGAACATGGTACAGACTGCTGTTGTCCCGATCAAG aagaggaagatggagggtCACGCTACACTAGGTCTGGAGGACTCTGTGGCCAGACGCATGCAGAACTTCCCCTTCAGTGGAGGGCTCTATGGAGACCTCCCACCCACCATTGGAGAGTCCGGCTCCCTCCCCGCCACGGCCCAGGGTGGAGCTACTATCCTGGGGGGCCTYCCGCTAGTCTTCCCTAACCCTGCTCCAGAGGTGGACCTCTCCCCAACCTCAGCCTCAGCACAGCCCTTCGTCACTCCCATCCCTGCTGTTAACCTCGCCCTCGCCCCAGGACCCTACACCGCCGAGGCTCTCAACGAACCACGCAAGAAGAAATACGCCAAGGAGGCGTGGCCAGGGAAGAAGCCCACCCCTTCTCTTCTAATATAA
- the LOC111955907 gene encoding nuclear inhibitor of protein phosphatase 1 isoform X2 encodes MAANPSTNTPLFDCPSWAGKPPPGLHLDVVKGDKLVEKLIIDEKKYYLFGRNPDLCDFTIDHQSCSRIHSALVYHRHLKRVFLIDLNSTHGTFLGRIRLEPHKPQQVPIDSTMSFGASTRVYTLREKPQTQTNTIPGGEVKAGEDEELKGLLGLPEEETELENLTEFNTAHNKRISTLTIEDGNLDIVRPKRKRRSSRVSFSEEEEVINPEDVDPSVGRFRNMVQTAVVPIKKRKMEGHATLGLEDSVARRMQNFPFSGGLYGDLPPTIGESGSLPATAQGGATILGGLPLVFPNPAPEVDLSPTSASAQPFVTPIPAVNLALAPGPYTAEALNEPRKKKYAKEAWPGKKPTPSLLI; translated from the exons ATGGCAGCAAACCCAAGCACAAACACACCTCTTTTTGACTGCCCGTCATG GGCAGGGAAACCTCCCCCTGGACTCCATCTAGATGTGGTGAAGGGAGACAAGCTAGTAGAG AAGCTAATCATTGATGAAAAGAAATACTACCTGTTTGGGCGGAACCCAGACTTGTGTGACTTCACGATAGACCACCAGTCGTGTTCTCGTATCCACTCAGCCCTGGTCTACCACAGACACCTCAAGAGGGTTTTCCTGATCGACCTCAACAGCA CGCATGGTACATTCCTGGGTCGTATCCGTCTGGAGCCCCACAAGCCCCAGCAGGTGCCCATCGACTCCACCATGTCGTTCGGGGCATCCACGCGGGTCTACACCCTGAGAGAGAAGCCCCAGACCCAGACCAACACCATACCTGGAGGGGAGGTGAAGGCAGGGGAGGACGAGGAGCTCAAAGGACTGCTGGGTCTACCTGAGGAGGAGACTGAgctggag AACCTGACAGAGTTCAACACGGCCCACAACAAGCGTATCTCCACCCTGACCATTGAGGATGGCAACCTGGACATTGTGAGGcccaagaggaagaggaggagtagcaGGGTCTCCttcagtgaggaggaggaggtcatCAACCCAG AGGACGTCGACCCATCAGTAGGGCGCTTCAGGAACATGGTACAGACTGCTGTTGTCCCGATCAAG aagaggaagatggagggtCACGCTACACTAGGTCTGGAGGACTCTGTGGCCAGACGCATGCAGAACTTCCCCTTCAGTGGAGGGCTCTATGGAGACCTCCCACCCACCATTGGAGAGTCCGGCTCCCTCCCCGCCACGGCCCAGGGTGGAGCTACTATCCTGGGGGGCCTYCCGCTAGTCTTCCCTAACCCTGCTCCAGAGGTGGACCTCTCCCCAACCTCAGCCTCAGCACAGCCCTTCGTCACTCCCATCCCTGCTGTTAACCTCGCCCTCGCCCCAGGACCCTACACCGCCGAGGCTCTCAACGAACCACGCAAGAAGAAATACGCCAAGGAGGCGTGGCCAGGGAAGAAGCCCACCCCTTCTCTTCTAATATAA
- the LOC111955907 gene encoding nuclear inhibitor of protein phosphatase 1 isoform X1, with protein sequence MFSLFPSNQLLIRCECNYQVEQNQQVPDLIGAGKPPPGLHLDVVKGDKLVEKLIIDEKKYYLFGRNPDLCDFTIDHQSCSRIHSALVYHRHLKRVFLIDLNSTHGTFLGRIRLEPHKPQQVPIDSTMSFGASTRVYTLREKPQTQTNTIPGGEVKAGEDEELKGLLGLPEEETELENLTEFNTAHNKRISTLTIEDGNLDIVRPKRKRRSSRVSFSEEEEVINPEDVDPSVGRFRNMVQTAVVPIKKRKMEGHATLGLEDSVARRMQNFPFSGGLYGDLPPTIGESGSLPATAQGGATILGGLPLVFPNPAPEVDLSPTSASAQPFVTPIPAVNLALAPGPYTAEALNEPRKKKYAKEAWPGKKPTPSLLI encoded by the exons GGCAGGGAAACCTCCCCCTGGACTCCATCTAGATGTGGTGAAGGGAGACAAGCTAGTAGAG AAGCTAATCATTGATGAAAAGAAATACTACCTGTTTGGGCGGAACCCAGACTTGTGTGACTTCACGATAGACCACCAGTCGTGTTCTCGTATCCACTCAGCCCTGGTCTACCACAGACACCTCAAGAGGGTTTTCCTGATCGACCTCAACAGCA CGCATGGTACATTCCTGGGTCGTATCCGTCTGGAGCCCCACAAGCCCCAGCAGGTGCCCATCGACTCCACCATGTCGTTCGGGGCATCCACGCGGGTCTACACCCTGAGAGAGAAGCCCCAGACCCAGACCAACACCATACCTGGAGGGGAGGTGAAGGCAGGGGAGGACGAGGAGCTCAAAGGACTGCTGGGTCTACCTGAGGAGGAGACTGAgctggag AACCTGACAGAGTTCAACACGGCCCACAACAAGCGTATCTCCACCCTGACCATTGAGGATGGCAACCTGGACATTGTGAGGcccaagaggaagaggaggagtagcaGGGTCTCCttcagtgaggaggaggaggtcatCAACCCAG AGGACGTCGACCCATCAGTAGGGCGCTTCAGGAACATGGTACAGACTGCTGTTGTCCCGATCAAG aagaggaagatggagggtCACGCTACACTAGGTCTGGAGGACTCTGTGGCCAGACGCATGCAGAACTTCCCCTTCAGTGGAGGGCTCTATGGAGACCTCCCACCCACCATTGGAGAGTCCGGCTCCCTCCCCGCCACGGCCCAGGGTGGAGCTACTATCCTGGGGGGCCTYCCGCTAGTCTTCCCTAACCCTGCTCCAGAGGTGGACCTCTCCCCAACCTCAGCCTCAGCACAGCCCTTCGTCACTCCCATCCCTGCTGTTAACCTCGCCCTCGCCCCAGGACCCTACACCGCCGAGGCTCTCAACGAACCACGCAAGAAGAAATACGCCAAGGAGGCGTGGCCAGGGAAGAAGCCCACCCCTTCTCTTCTAATATAA